In Blastopirellula marina, a single genomic region encodes these proteins:
- a CDS encoding PAS domain S-box protein, whose amino-acid sequence MVGKLRLLIVEDDPAHARLIMRGFRSEIDDFELTTQFSLEDARQSIEQAVPDLVIVDLSLPDGLGADLIEPQGKAGRYPVMIITSQGDEQTAVDVLKRGAIDYVVKSETGFAELPRLAKRSIREWRLQREKMEAEEALRNSEQRYRALIDHSPTSIVVACEGKIVLANGMAQTCLRANSTAEVVGKSIGTFDIPDNAALGRADGRDVDARSPTQLNEYVLRRVDGTLLDVELMTTAVDYYGQNATQYVFQDITLRKAAETEMRIRDRAIASAGDGIFIVQLSQGEIKVVDCNQAFLEIVGCDRELVGQVGLNVIRCDSRYDARLRLIITGIQTRQSVRDTIRINAEDDAFRWVEISISPVQVSESQNSHVVGVVHDITEKVNAEEEIRRHNAELAHFLRLTAMGELVAGLAHEVNQPLYAISNYAGTCENLLKSPDGIDKSSLQQCVLRIGQQARRAAEIIRRLRNFVSRTAPKAESAEIKDLLGDSIALLTPLLEEKAIEISLEIEPSTPSVFVDRIQIEQVLINLITNAIDAIDDNNAERIIEIKTSLVETKHEPMVQVSVRDYGVGLPPGFDVFEAFQSTKEKGMGMGLSISRTIVESHGGKIWVESGSARGTIFFFTLPTSLQQVTGYADESDRVCH is encoded by the coding sequence ATGGTTGGTAAGTTGCGTTTGTTGATTGTTGAAGACGATCCCGCACACGCGAGACTTATCATGCGTGGCTTTCGTTCCGAGATAGACGACTTTGAGCTAACGACACAGTTCTCGCTCGAGGATGCGCGCCAAAGCATCGAACAGGCGGTTCCCGATCTCGTGATTGTCGATCTCTCGCTGCCTGACGGGTTAGGGGCTGATCTGATCGAACCGCAAGGCAAAGCAGGCCGATACCCGGTCATGATCATTACCAGCCAAGGTGATGAACAAACGGCTGTCGACGTGTTGAAACGCGGTGCGATTGACTATGTCGTCAAGTCCGAAACAGGTTTCGCGGAATTGCCGCGGCTGGCCAAGCGATCGATTCGAGAGTGGCGTCTTCAACGTGAGAAGATGGAAGCGGAGGAAGCGCTTCGTAATAGCGAACAGCGTTATCGTGCCCTGATCGATCACTCTCCGACATCCATCGTCGTGGCATGTGAAGGGAAAATTGTTCTCGCCAACGGAATGGCCCAGACGTGCTTGCGGGCCAATTCCACGGCTGAAGTTGTAGGAAAGTCGATCGGTACCTTTGACATACCGGACAACGCGGCTCTAGGCCGAGCCGATGGAAGAGATGTTGATGCGCGTTCACCAACGCAATTGAACGAATATGTCTTGCGACGAGTTGACGGAACGCTGCTCGATGTCGAACTGATGACGACCGCTGTCGATTACTACGGCCAGAATGCGACGCAATATGTTTTTCAAGACATTACCCTGCGTAAGGCAGCCGAAACGGAAATGCGTATTCGCGACCGGGCCATCGCTTCAGCCGGTGACGGGATCTTTATCGTTCAGCTTTCGCAGGGTGAAATCAAAGTCGTCGACTGCAATCAGGCCTTTCTCGAGATCGTTGGTTGCGATCGCGAGTTGGTAGGGCAAGTAGGGTTGAATGTGATTCGCTGTGACTCGCGATACGATGCCAGATTACGTTTGATAATCACCGGAATCCAAACCAGGCAGTCCGTTCGAGATACCATCCGAATCAATGCCGAGGATGACGCGTTCCGCTGGGTTGAGATCTCGATTTCGCCGGTTCAAGTATCGGAAAGCCAGAACTCGCACGTGGTAGGTGTCGTTCATGACATCACCGAGAAAGTCAATGCAGAGGAGGAGATCCGCCGACATAACGCGGAACTTGCCCACTTCCTGCGGCTAACGGCCATGGGAGAACTGGTCGCGGGGCTTGCTCACGAGGTGAATCAACCGCTCTACGCGATTTCGAACTATGCCGGAACGTGCGAAAACCTCCTGAAATCGCCAGACGGAATCGATAAGTCGAGTCTCCAGCAGTGTGTTTTACGAATTGGCCAGCAAGCTCGACGTGCTGCCGAGATTATTCGCCGCCTAAGAAATTTCGTCAGCCGCACGGCTCCCAAAGCCGAATCGGCCGAGATCAAAGACTTGCTGGGGGACTCGATCGCGCTTCTGACACCACTGTTGGAAGAAAAGGCAATTGAGATTTCTCTGGAAATAGAACCTTCGACCCCTAGTGTATTTGTCGATAGAATTCAAATAGAACAGGTCTTGATCAATTTGATCACCAATGCGATTGATGCGATTGACGACAATAATGCCGAACGTATCATCGAGATTAAGACAAGCCTTGTTGAGACCAAGCATGAACCAATGGTTCAGGTTTCGGTACGTGACTATGGTGTCGGTCTTCCTCCCGGCTTCGACGTGTTCGAGGCTTTTCAATCGACTAAGGAAAAAGGGATGGGGATGGGCTTATCCATTAGTCGTACAATTGTCGAGTCGCATGGGGGCAAGATTTGGGTTGAATCCGGCTCTGCCCGCGGTACGATCTTTTTCTTCACGCTTCCAACTTCCCTCCAACAGGTAACTGGCTATGCCGACGAATCCGACCGTGTTTGTCATTGA
- a CDS encoding response regulator: MVSNISRVLLVEDNPAHAKLMLRTLREFGESLAIDHVSDGEAALAYLYQTGQFAHKKKLPHLVLLDLRIPKFDGLTVLSRLKQDPNLKQIPVVILTTSDADADVRGATDRFANSYLVKPIEYLQFVKLMRSVGAYWTELNHMPSS; the protein is encoded by the coding sequence ATGGTCAGCAATATCAGTCGCGTTCTTTTGGTCGAAGATAATCCGGCCCATGCGAAACTGATGCTGAGGACTCTCCGCGAGTTTGGCGAATCGCTGGCCATCGATCACGTCTCCGATGGCGAAGCCGCCCTGGCCTATCTGTATCAGACCGGTCAATTCGCACACAAGAAAAAGCTGCCTCACTTAGTCTTGCTTGATTTGAGAATCCCTAAGTTCGACGGTTTGACGGTGCTAAGCCGGCTCAAGCAAGATCCGAATCTGAAACAAATTCCGGTTGTCATTCTCACTACCTCGGACGCCGATGCCGATGTCCGTGGAGCTACGGATAGGTTTGCTAACAGCTATCTGGTAAAACCAATTGAATACTTGCAGTTCGTCAAGTTGATGCGTTCGGTTGGCGCTTATTGGACCGAGTTGAATCACATGCCTTCCTCTTAG
- a CDS encoding HDOD domain-containing protein, translating into MTQNTSLKDLLAGAQLPALPQSAIRLLELAQDPENGPAEFAVPIEADPGLTGQVLRFVNSSYFGFSREISNVKLAITLVGIRTIKNFALWSAVFSLMPNPKSGPFDLKSLWQDSLRRGLFARAVGKHLGLKDAEDLFAAALLQDMAVPLLAKELGDKYRSLIEGRGEGEARISDLERETFGWTHAEAGGVIARGWSLPEAFAELIESHLDLEEYVAAPEKDPGRVAVALSALLPATADESWKELERFQSAYEKVMKGGPSISETLEKVDADYEEFAPVLKLANPSVTLVELYNQSLQKAAT; encoded by the coding sequence ATGACTCAAAATACTTCTCTGAAAGACCTGCTGGCCGGGGCCCAATTGCCAGCTTTGCCGCAAAGTGCTATTCGCCTTCTCGAACTCGCTCAAGACCCAGAGAACGGCCCAGCGGAATTTGCAGTACCGATTGAGGCTGATCCAGGACTGACTGGACAGGTATTGCGATTCGTAAATTCGTCCTATTTCGGATTCTCGCGGGAAATTTCCAACGTCAAGCTTGCCATTACTCTCGTTGGAATTCGCACGATCAAGAATTTCGCACTTTGGAGTGCCGTCTTCAGTTTGATGCCCAACCCAAAGAGTGGGCCATTTGATCTCAAGAGCCTGTGGCAAGATTCTCTCCGCCGAGGTTTGTTTGCCCGAGCTGTTGGCAAGCATCTAGGTTTGAAAGACGCCGAAGACCTGTTTGCCGCCGCATTGCTACAAGACATGGCCGTGCCACTGCTGGCGAAAGAACTCGGTGATAAGTACCGGTCACTGATTGAAGGCCGAGGCGAAGGAGAAGCACGTATTTCCGACCTGGAACGAGAAACGTTCGGTTGGACCCATGCAGAGGCAGGCGGTGTCATCGCTCGCGGTTGGAGCTTGCCAGAAGCTTTCGCTGAGTTGATTGAATCGCATCTGGATTTGGAAGAGTACGTGGCCGCACCTGAAAAAGACCCCGGCCGTGTCGCCGTTGCCCTCTCGGCGTTGTTGCCGGCAACCGCTGATGAGTCGTGGAAGGAATTGGAACGCTTTCAGTCGGCTTACGAGAAAGTCATGAAGGGCGGTCCGTCGATCTCTGAAACCCTGGAAAAGGTCGATGCCGATTACGAAGAGTTCGCTCCGGTTCTCAAGCTGGCCAACCCGTCGGTCACGCTTGTCGAACTGTACAATCAAAGCCTGCAAAAGGCCGCGACCTAA
- a CDS encoding PTS sugar transporter subunit IIA translates to MKFADFISVKAIKPELESKDKEAVIRELAASLVASGDIMEDSAESIIKAILKREELGSTGIGRGIAVPHTKHPSVEKLVGTVGVSSEGVDFNSLDGESVHLFFLLVSPPDRPGDHLRALENISRQLRDDMFCKFLKQSKSVEDIKTLLDEADNNQFGS, encoded by the coding sequence ATGAAGTTTGCCGATTTTATCAGTGTGAAGGCAATCAAGCCGGAATTAGAGTCGAAAGATAAAGAGGCCGTCATCCGCGAATTGGCGGCAAGCCTTGTGGCGTCTGGCGACATTATGGAAGACAGCGCCGAGAGCATCATCAAGGCCATTTTAAAGCGTGAAGAACTGGGCAGCACCGGCATCGGCCGTGGTATCGCCGTCCCTCACACCAAGCATCCCAGCGTCGAGAAACTGGTCGGAACCGTTGGTGTCAGCTCGGAAGGCGTTGACTTTAACAGCCTGGATGGTGAATCGGTTCACTTGTTCTTCCTGTTGGTTTCTCCTCCGGATCGTCCCGGAGACCATCTCCGAGCCCTGGAAAACATTTCGCGTCAGCTGCGCGATGATATGTTCTGTAAGTTCCTGAAGCAGTCGAAGTCTGTTGAAGACATCAAGACGCTGCTGGACGAAGCGGACAATAACCAGTTCGGCAGCTAA
- the ptsP gene encoding phosphoenolpyruvate--protein phosphotransferase: MRVFQGIAVSPGVAIAKAMVVDDQQPRVTRRFISRANVDAELKRLASAMDLVAEQIQASQDEVATELGDQYGAIFSAHLQMVRDEKLNESLIDSIRYRHYTAEYAVSQSFARYIQFFERVPNPFLRERAGDFRDIEQRLLNVLFGADAKRKLAAKQPSIVIAHDLTPSEMANLDRVNIRGIVTEVGGPGSHSAIVAEALELPAVVGVGAHLREIQTDTTLIIDGHQGRVIVQPDEETIARYEKEVEQQRQTKIKLRGLRDLPAVTTDGETITLMANIEFPHEADACIERGASGVGLYRTEFLYLGQDSEPTEEDHYQVYSKVIRDMQGSPIVIRTLDLGADKIFGDEHPPEQNPFLGLRSIRLSLRNTDQFRRQLRAILRASVLGNVSVMFPLVSTLHELRQAKMLLSDLMEDLEEQSIAFNRDLKVGIMVEVPSSVVMLDRFAQEIDFISIGTNDLVQYTLAVDRNNPDVATLYNSCDPAVLRLIQMAVDSAHEGNIGVTLCGQMGGNPVYTMLLIGMGLRSLSVTPSAIPEIKQICRTVSAQKCRELATRVRDMDNAWEIKRLLREHLRQLFPDDA; the protein is encoded by the coding sequence ATGCGAGTTTTCCAAGGGATTGCGGTCTCACCCGGCGTGGCCATCGCGAAGGCCATGGTGGTCGACGACCAGCAACCGAGGGTGACTCGCCGCTTTATCTCGCGGGCAAATGTCGACGCGGAGCTCAAGCGTCTGGCAAGTGCGATGGACTTGGTTGCCGAACAAATCCAGGCCAGCCAAGATGAAGTCGCCACGGAACTGGGAGATCAGTATGGGGCGATCTTCTCCGCCCACTTGCAGATGGTTCGCGACGAAAAGTTGAACGAATCACTTATCGATTCGATTCGCTATCGTCATTACACGGCGGAATACGCAGTTTCGCAGTCGTTTGCTCGCTATATCCAATTCTTCGAACGCGTTCCGAACCCATTCTTGCGCGAACGGGCCGGGGACTTTCGCGATATTGAACAGCGTTTGCTCAACGTGCTGTTCGGAGCGGATGCCAAGCGAAAGCTGGCCGCTAAGCAGCCATCAATCGTGATTGCGCACGACCTGACCCCCAGCGAAATGGCCAACTTGGACCGGGTTAACATTCGGGGCATCGTCACCGAAGTGGGTGGGCCAGGTAGTCACTCTGCGATTGTGGCCGAGGCTTTGGAATTGCCGGCGGTGGTCGGTGTCGGGGCCCATCTTCGCGAGATTCAAACCGACACAACCTTGATCATCGACGGGCATCAAGGGCGAGTGATCGTCCAGCCTGACGAAGAGACGATCGCACGGTACGAGAAAGAAGTCGAGCAGCAGCGCCAGACCAAAATCAAGCTTCGTGGCCTGCGTGATCTCCCTGCGGTAACGACCGATGGTGAGACGATCACGCTGATGGCCAACATCGAGTTTCCGCACGAGGCCGATGCCTGTATCGAGCGTGGTGCCAGTGGTGTGGGGCTGTACCGGACCGAGTTCCTTTACCTGGGACAAGATAGCGAGCCTACCGAGGAAGACCACTATCAGGTTTACTCCAAGGTCATTCGCGACATGCAGGGAAGTCCTATCGTTATTCGTACTTTGGACTTAGGTGCGGATAAGATCTTTGGCGACGAACACCCGCCAGAGCAGAATCCATTTCTTGGTCTGCGAAGCATTCGGCTCTCGTTGCGAAACACCGACCAGTTTCGCCGCCAGCTCAGGGCGATCCTGCGGGCCAGCGTGCTGGGTAACGTGTCCGTGATGTTCCCTTTGGTGAGCACCCTGCATGAGCTTCGCCAGGCAAAGATGCTTCTATCGGACTTGATGGAAGATCTCGAAGAACAGTCGATTGCCTTCAATCGAGACCTCAAAGTCGGCATTATGGTTGAGGTCCCATCGAGCGTCGTCATGTTGGACAGATTCGCTCAGGAAATCGATTTCATTAGTATTGGAACCAATGATTTGGTTCAGTATACATTAGCGGTGGACCGCAATAACCCAGACGTGGCAACCCTTTACAATAGCTGTGATCCGGCCGTTCTGAGACTCATTCAGATGGCGGTCGATTCGGCTCATGAAGGGAATATCGGTGTCACCCTGTGCGGCCAAATGGGGGGGAATCCTGTTTACACCATGTTGCTAATTGGCATGGGTTTGCGTAGCTTGAGTGTTACGCCGAGCGCGATTCCTGAAATCAAACAAATATGCCGTACCGTCTCCGCTCAGAAATGTCGAGAGTTGGCGACTCGGGTACGAGACATGGACAACGCGTGGGAAATTAAACGATTGCTACGAGAGCACTTACGGCAATTGTTTCCCGATGATGCTTAA
- a CDS encoding ribonuclease E/G, with protein sequence MKKEMLINVSQPEECRIAIVEDGILEEFYLERTSQENFVGNIYKGVVVNLEPSIQAAFVDFGVGKNGFLHISDVEPQYFRQGGYDPAAQYDRPEDLAASRFGSDFGDDDDADVDDSDEDAPSSGGTKTQQRRGRRQRPGARPRVKPPIQEIFKRGDEVLVQVIKEGIGNKGPTLSTYISIPGRYLVLMPALGRVGVSRKIEDDQVRRRLRSTLLDLDPPKGLGFIVRTAGQDRTKKDLSRDMAYLLRLWRLIVRRIKKSTGPCEIYEESDMIIRTIRDIFAADVDAIYIDRKEQYEAAKEFLQLVMPRFVDRLQRHDAKEALFRKYNLDEEIAKIHQREVPLSRGGSIVIDQTEALVAIDVNSGNFRYDGSSEEAAYQLNLLAAKEIARQLRLRDLGGVIVNDFIDMRREKHRANVERALKDAVKRDRARTKILRTSPFGLIEMTRQRVRPSLKRSIFRDCPCCSGRGVVKSSESMAIEVTRVLIAAAQQPKASQINCRVNEEVAAYLNNKKRREIAVIEDDNRVVVHIIGSESVFPEHVEVECKDAEGRRIYMTDPHDASRNGRR encoded by the coding sequence ATGAAAAAAGAGATGCTGATCAACGTATCGCAGCCGGAGGAATGCCGGATTGCGATCGTGGAAGATGGAATTCTGGAAGAGTTCTATCTGGAACGGACCAGCCAGGAAAATTTTGTCGGCAACATCTACAAGGGTGTCGTCGTCAATCTCGAGCCAAGTATCCAGGCAGCGTTTGTCGACTTTGGTGTCGGCAAGAATGGCTTTCTCCACATCAGCGACGTCGAGCCGCAGTACTTCCGCCAAGGCGGTTACGATCCGGCTGCTCAGTACGATCGCCCCGAAGATCTGGCCGCATCGCGATTCGGCAGTGACTTCGGAGACGACGATGACGCTGACGTTGACGACAGTGACGAGGATGCCCCATCAAGTGGCGGAACCAAAACTCAGCAGCGACGCGGTCGTCGGCAGCGTCCGGGCGCTCGCCCACGAGTCAAACCGCCGATCCAAGAGATCTTCAAGCGAGGTGACGAAGTCCTCGTACAGGTCATCAAGGAAGGGATCGGTAACAAGGGGCCAACCCTGTCGACCTATATCAGCATTCCAGGCCGCTACTTGGTGCTGATGCCGGCCCTTGGTCGGGTTGGTGTTTCTCGCAAGATCGAAGACGACCAGGTTCGTCGTCGTTTGCGTAGCACGCTTTTGGATCTCGATCCACCGAAGGGGCTGGGCTTTATCGTCCGCACTGCTGGGCAAGATCGAACGAAGAAAGACCTGTCGCGCGACATGGCTTACCTGCTTCGCCTGTGGCGATTGATTGTTCGCCGTATTAAGAAGTCGACCGGCCCGTGCGAGATCTACGAAGAAAGCGACATGATCATTCGCACCATTCGCGATATCTTCGCCGCGGATGTTGATGCGATCTATATCGATCGCAAAGAGCAATACGAAGCCGCGAAGGAGTTCCTACAGCTCGTTATGCCGCGGTTTGTCGACCGTTTGCAACGACACGATGCCAAGGAAGCTCTGTTCCGCAAATACAACCTGGACGAGGAAATCGCCAAGATTCACCAGCGCGAGGTTCCCCTGTCTCGTGGCGGTTCGATCGTCATCGATCAGACGGAAGCTTTGGTGGCCATCGACGTGAACAGCGGTAACTTCCGTTACGATGGCAGCTCGGAAGAAGCCGCTTACCAGCTGAACCTGCTGGCGGCCAAAGAAATCGCTCGCCAGCTTCGCCTACGCGACCTGGGTGGTGTGATCGTCAACGACTTTATCGACATGCGACGTGAAAAGCATCGGGCCAACGTCGAGCGAGCCCTGAAGGATGCCGTCAAGCGAGATCGAGCCCGGACAAAGATCCTGCGAACGAGCCCGTTTGGCTTGATCGAGATGACGCGTCAACGCGTTCGACCAAGCCTCAAGCGAAGCATCTTCCGCGATTGCCCATGCTGCAGCGGCCGCGGCGTCGTAAAGTCGTCTGAGAGCATGGCGATTGAGGTGACCCGCGTCCTGATTGCTGCCGCCCAGCAGCCCAAGGCCAGCCAGATCAATTGCCGGGTAAACGAGGAAGTGGCGGCTTACTTAAACAATAAGAAGCGCCGAGAGATAGCGGTCATCGAAGACGATAACCGGGTGGTTGTGCATATCATCGGCAGCGAATCGGTCTTCCCTGAGCATGTCGAAGTGGAATGCAAGGATGCGGAAGGTCGCCGAATTTACATGACCGACCCGCACGATGCCTCCCGGAATGGACGTCGGTAA
- the rplU gene encoding 50S ribosomal protein L21, producing the protein MYAIIQEDGKQIKVEQGQELRIDFRFEASAGDALTFDSVLLVSGEDGVKIGKPTVDGASVKAEVLGVVQGEKLTIQKFRRRKNSKRKTGHRQLYTKVKINEIVA; encoded by the coding sequence ATGTACGCGATCATTCAAGAAGACGGTAAGCAAATTAAAGTCGAACAAGGCCAAGAGTTGCGGATCGATTTCCGCTTCGAGGCAAGCGCAGGCGATGCGTTGACGTTCGACAGCGTTCTGTTGGTGTCGGGCGAAGACGGTGTCAAAATCGGCAAGCCAACTGTTGATGGCGCTTCGGTCAAAGCGGAAGTGCTGGGCGTCGTACAAGGCGAAAAGCTGACCATTCAAAAGTTCCGCCGCCGTAAGAACAGCAAGCGTAAGACTGGCCATCGCCAGCTCTACACCAAAGTGAAGATCAACGAGATCGTTGCTTAA
- a CDS encoding BBP7 family outer membrane beta-barrel protein, which yields MKTFLLVPGTLAGLLSASALFAQSPGEAYQSSAYRPGATYYAEPSAPAKLWSQPTANVSYKPEASLEPIQGDKAYMDALEGKPEDLGPPTMPGMEQSLLSSGNCDSGNCYGGDVYSDCCMPCNRWFAYGGALIMNRDLEKEVWLSYDDADYGRQVMGTHDAGMDWAGGYEVRLGKYTGCGTWAWEGVFWAIRDTTEFQVNNTQVTGNLNTVLEDAFQGLSYDSGGGLANIEDYYNNALNHRLRRTSDFYNIELNLFQDPTMYSCNSGCNSFSVGVLGGVRYFRFSESLSYSADTVDYSYTGQVDEVNYDIDVSNNLIGPQIGFIGNLTHGCWNVHLGTKLGIYGNIVTQDSELYGSNGYAVVDNALSPNNGQEFNLSSSRGRVTFLGELDLGVDYKVFNCLTFTGGYRALAVSGVGLAADQIPQNFEDFAVINNVQASSDVILHGAYFGGQFVW from the coding sequence ATGAAGACGTTTCTTTTAGTACCTGGTACCTTAGCTGGATTGCTAAGTGCTAGCGCATTGTTCGCCCAATCTCCTGGCGAAGCCTATCAATCGTCGGCATATCGCCCTGGGGCGACCTACTATGCCGAGCCGAGTGCGCCCGCCAAGTTGTGGTCGCAACCAACCGCGAATGTAAGTTACAAACCCGAAGCCAGTCTCGAACCTATCCAGGGAGACAAGGCTTACATGGATGCCCTCGAAGGCAAGCCAGAAGACCTGGGTCCACCTACGATGCCTGGCATGGAGCAGTCGCTCCTTTCGTCTGGCAATTGTGATTCAGGCAACTGCTACGGTGGCGATGTGTACTCCGATTGCTGCATGCCTTGCAACCGTTGGTTCGCTTACGGTGGCGCACTGATCATGAACCGCGACCTCGAGAAAGAGGTTTGGTTGAGCTATGACGACGCTGATTACGGTCGTCAGGTAATGGGCACGCACGATGCCGGCATGGACTGGGCAGGCGGTTACGAAGTTCGCCTGGGCAAGTACACCGGTTGTGGCACCTGGGCCTGGGAAGGTGTGTTTTGGGCAATCCGCGACACCACCGAATTCCAAGTCAACAATACCCAAGTCACCGGCAATTTGAATACGGTTCTGGAAGACGCATTCCAGGGTCTTTCGTACGACAGCGGTGGTGGTCTGGCGAATATTGAAGACTACTACAACAACGCCTTGAATCACCGTCTTCGCCGTACTTCGGATTTCTACAATATTGAACTGAACTTGTTCCAAGATCCAACCATGTACTCTTGCAACTCGGGTTGCAACAGCTTCTCGGTTGGCGTCCTGGGCGGTGTACGCTATTTCCGATTCTCTGAATCGTTGTCTTACTCCGCAGACACCGTCGACTACAGCTATACCGGCCAGGTCGACGAAGTCAACTACGATATTGACGTCTCGAATAACCTGATTGGTCCGCAGATCGGTTTCATCGGCAACCTGACGCACGGCTGCTGGAATGTTCACCTGGGTACTAAACTTGGTATCTATGGAAACATTGTTACGCAAGATTCCGAACTGTATGGTTCCAACGGATACGCTGTTGTCGACAATGCCCTTAGTCCGAACAATGGCCAGGAATTCAACCTGAGCAGTTCGCGTGGTCGTGTTACCTTCCTGGGTGAACTCGATCTGGGTGTCGACTACAAAGTCTTCAACTGCCTGACATTCACTGGTGGTTACCGAGCTCTCGCCGTCAGCGGTGTTGGCCTGGCAGCTGATCAAATCCCGCAGAACTTTGAAGACTTCGCCGTCATCAACAACGTGCAGGCTTCGAGCGACGTGATCCTTCACGGAGCATACTTCGGCGGCCAGTTCGTCTGGTAA
- a CDS encoding diacylglycerol kinase: protein MKNEMTLRGWLRKFGLAFSGLAWAIRNEGSFAVHLPAAALAFSGAALLQFDYGRWAVLVLTIGVVIVAELFNTALECLAKAVDDQPNEHIRLALDISSAAVLSSSLFAVGIGFFLFWQPFWFWWSPPLPN, encoded by the coding sequence ATGAAGAACGAAATGACCCTTCGCGGCTGGCTTCGCAAGTTCGGCCTGGCTTTCTCGGGACTCGCATGGGCCATTCGCAACGAAGGCAGCTTTGCCGTTCACCTACCAGCGGCTGCCCTTGCCTTCTCAGGAGCAGCACTGCTGCAATTTGATTACGGCCGCTGGGCGGTCTTAGTACTGACGATTGGTGTGGTCATCGTCGCCGAACTGTTTAACACGGCCCTTGAGTGCCTGGCCAAAGCGGTTGATGACCAACCAAATGAGCACATCCGCTTGGCATTGGATATTAGCAGTGCGGCTGTGCTGAGCAGTAGCCTGTTCGCCGTTGGTATTGGCTTCTTTCTGTTCTGGCAACCGTTCTGGTTCTGGTGGAGTCCACCGCTGCCAAACTAA
- a CDS encoding response regulator transcription factor yields MPTNPTVFVIDDDPAARESIGMLIRSLGLKVETFASAEQYLQTFDANRPGCVVTDMRMLGLSGLELQEQLVEMGERIPVILISAHANMQIAVKAMRNGAITFLEKPCQQQEIIDAVNEAIALDSRWRQESRESTEAKENYEKLNAGERDVMKLMMIGKANKVIANRLDVSLRTVEARRHNVFKKMNVDNIPDLTRLAMKIDELRAEIESNADTADDPEEE; encoded by the coding sequence ATGCCGACGAATCCGACCGTGTTTGTCATTGACGATGACCCTGCGGCACGTGAATCGATTGGGATGCTCATACGTTCGCTTGGACTTAAAGTCGAAACGTTTGCATCTGCTGAACAGTATCTGCAAACGTTCGACGCAAACCGCCCCGGTTGCGTTGTTACCGACATGCGCATGTTGGGGCTCAGCGGTTTAGAACTGCAAGAGCAATTAGTCGAGATGGGAGAGCGGATTCCGGTTATCCTGATTTCGGCTCATGCAAACATGCAGATTGCCGTTAAAGCAATGCGCAATGGCGCGATCACTTTTCTGGAGAAGCCCTGCCAGCAGCAGGAAATCATCGACGCGGTGAACGAAGCGATCGCTTTGGATTCGCGTTGGCGACAAGAGTCGAGAGAGTCGACTGAGGCCAAAGAGAACTACGAAAAGTTGAATGCCGGTGAGCGCGATGTCATGAAGTTGATGATGATCGGCAAGGCAAACAAAGTGATCGCCAATCGCCTGGACGTCAGTCTTCGAACGGTCGAGGCGCGGCGGCATAACGTCTTCAAGAAGATGAACGTCGATAATATTCCAGATTTGACCAGGCTGGCAATGAAGATTGACGAGCTTCGCGCTGAGATCGAATCGAATGCGGACACAGCCGACGATCCGGAAGAAGAGTAA
- the hpf gene encoding ribosome hibernation-promoting factor, HPF/YfiA family — protein sequence MQVNISTRHGHLSPASQETITEKVSKLNRLFERITAVEVTIDLEHTDKPDVELRVTAEKTEDFVATDKAESLLAALDSTIHKMEQQLRKHKEKLKAHRGKGQPATDAETNFEG from the coding sequence GTGCAAGTCAATATTTCAACACGCCACGGTCATTTGAGTCCTGCTTCTCAAGAAACGATCACTGAGAAAGTTTCTAAGTTGAATCGATTGTTCGAGCGTATCACTGCGGTGGAAGTGACGATCGACCTCGAACATACCGATAAGCCTGACGTGGAATTGCGTGTCACGGCCGAGAAGACGGAAGACTTTGTGGCAACTGATAAAGCGGAAAGTCTGCTGGCAGCTTTGGACAGCACCATCCACAAGATGGAACAGCAGCTCCGTAAGCACAAAGAGAAGCTGAAGGCGCATCGTGGCAAGGGGCAGCCCGCCACCGACGCGGAAACGAACTTCGAGGGATAG
- a CDS encoding HPr family phosphocarrier protein has translation MGDESIIRKVVVPNRQGLHARPANMFVKVALQYQSQVEITRDGLKVSGKSILDVMTLAAEQGTELTIIVTGPDAETAADALVDVVKRFIEEDDEENET, from the coding sequence ATGGGCGATGAATCCATCATTCGAAAAGTAGTCGTACCTAATCGGCAAGGGCTTCATGCGCGCCCTGCGAACATGTTCGTCAAGGTTGCGCTGCAGTATCAGTCCCAGGTCGAGATCACTCGTGACGGCTTGAAGGTAAGCGGTAAAAGCATCCTCGATGTGATGACTTTAGCCGCTGAGCAAGGGACCGAGCTTACGATTATCGTTACCGGCCCTGACGCGGAAACCGCTGCCGATGCCCTGGTGGATGTTGTGAAACGCTTCATCGAAGAGGATGATGAAGAGAACGAAACCTGA